The Caldanaerobius fijiensis DSM 17918 genome contains the following window.
ACTGATAGTTGGGGATGTGTTTGGGAAAATATCGAACCGGGTCTTGAGGGGGCTGTAGTCGAATCTCCATTAGAGGATTGGGAGAACTTTAAAACTTATAAAGCTCCAGATCCAATGGTCCAAGCTGATAGGGGTCCACAGGTAAATTGGGATGAATTAAAGGCTCGCTTTGAACAGATCAAGCAAAAAGGAGGGTTGGCGAGTTTCGGTTTACCTCATGGGCACATGTATATGAGGCTTTATTACTTGAGGGGTTTTGAAAATTTTATGCTAGATGTGGCCACAGACGAGCCTCGATTAAATGACTTGATCGAAATGGTATTGAATCACAACATGAGGCTCATAAACAAGCTATTGGAAATAGGTGTAGAAATGATATACATGGGCGATGACCTTGGAAACCAGAATGCTTTACCTATAAGCCCTGCGAAGTGGCGCAAATATATAAAGCCTGCCTATGCTAAAATGGTTGGGGCTTGCAGAGAAAATGGTGTTCTCGTCCATCTTCATACAGACGGACATATTTTAGAGATTATAGATGATCTTTATGAATGTGGAGTAAATATAATAAATCCGCAGGTGAGGGCAAATACGCTTGAAGGATTGGCCAGGACCGCTAAAGGCAAGATGTGCATAAATCTGGATCTAGATCGACAGTTATTTCCTTTTGCTACACCACAGCAATTGAAAGACCATATAAGAGAAGCTATAGATACTTTAGCTATGCCTGAAGGAGGACTTATGTTATACGCAGAATGTGAACCGGATGTGCCGCTTAAAAACATTGAGGTAATATGTGAAACCCTTGAGCAAATGTGTTTTACAAAGGATGGCGTGGTATGAAACAACCTGTAGTAGTTGGAGAAAGTTATATTATTGATATCGTAGATTTATCCAGTGAAGGATTGGGCGTTGGTAAAGTAAATGGGTTTACTGTTTTTACAAGAGGTGCTGTAATTGGAGAGCGAGTCGAAGCTCGAATTTTTAAAGTGACGAAAAATTACGCTGTTGCAGATGCAGTGAAAATTATCATCAGTTCCCCTGATAGGATTGAGCCAGAATGCAACGCTAAAAATTGTGGCGGTTGTCAGCTTTTGCATTTGAGTTATGAAGGCCAGCTCAGGTATAAGACGAATAAAGTAAAAAACATGTTAAAGCGTATAGGCAAGATTGAAGCAAAAGTAAATGATATTATAGGAGCAGATAAACCATGGCACTATAGGAACAAGGCCGAATTTGCTGTAATGTGGGTTGACGATGATCCTGTCATAGGTTTTAGGGCACCTAAAAGCCATGATGTGATCCCTGTAGAGAGGTGCTATATTCAAGATACTGCGGTGATGGATGTTGTTAAAGCTGTAAGAGAGTTTATTAAAAAGTTTGCTAACCATGAGATATTAAGCATAATAACAAAGCTATCCAGTTTTAACGGAAATATAATGGTGATATTGGAGACAGTAGATAAAGACCTAAGCGATAGCGAATATTTGATTGATTATTTGAAGCAGATTAAAGGCGTTGTGAGTATTGTACAACTTTTTAAGTGTGAAGATAAAAGAAAGAGGGAAAAAACAAAGATTTTATATGGTGTTAATAAAATAATTGATAAAATAAAGGACTTGTATTTTAACATAACCCCTCTTTCTTTTTTTCAGGTAAATCCTGAACAAACGGTCAAGTTGTACGATAAAGTTCTGGAATACGCTGACCTTTCAGGAAATGAAGTGGTCGTAGATGCCTATTGCGGAATAGGTACTATAAGCCTTTACCTGGCAAGAAAGGCGAAAGAGGTATATGGGATTGAGGTAGTAGAGGAGGCTGTGGAAGCGGCTAAAGAGAACGCCGCGATAAATCACATTGCCAACGCTAACT
Protein-coding sequences here:
- a CDS encoding uroporphyrinogen decarboxylase family protein gives rise to the protein MPFENVLMRHTQHAKDAVTENYLKAVEFRYPNWIPVSVGIMPATWVKYGRDLVKIVQEHPKLFPWAVNGVDLDSITDEKNWDPGYRKGRFTDSWGCVWENIEPGLEGAVVESPLEDWENFKTYKAPDPMVQADRGPQVNWDELKARFEQIKQKGGLASFGLPHGHMYMRLYYLRGFENFMLDVATDEPRLNDLIEMVLNHNMRLINKLLEIGVEMIYMGDDLGNQNALPISPAKWRKYIKPAYAKMVGACRENGVLVHLHTDGHILEIIDDLYECGVNIINPQVRANTLEGLARTAKGKMCINLDLDRQLFPFATPQQLKDHIREAIDTLAMPEGGLMLYAECEPDVPLKNIEVICETLEQMCFTKDGVV
- the rlmD gene encoding 23S rRNA (uracil(1939)-C(5))-methyltransferase RlmD, yielding MKQPVVVGESYIIDIVDLSSEGLGVGKVNGFTVFTRGAVIGERVEARIFKVTKNYAVADAVKIIISSPDRIEPECNAKNCGGCQLLHLSYEGQLRYKTNKVKNMLKRIGKIEAKVNDIIGADKPWHYRNKAEFAVMWVDDDPVIGFRAPKSHDVIPVERCYIQDTAVMDVVKAVREFIKKFANHEILSIITKLSSFNGNIMVILETVDKDLSDSEYLIDYLKQIKGVVSIVQLFKCEDKRKREKTKILYGVNKIIDKIKDLYFNITPLSFFQVNPEQTVKLYDKVLEYADLSGNEVVVDAYCGIGTISLYLARKAKEVYGIEVVEEAVEAAKENAAINHIANANFIAGKAEDELNSLYKRGIVADVVVVDPPRRGCDSRLLETLAAMKPKRIVYVSCDPGTLARDLRFLADNGFDVIEVQPVDMFPQTYHVEVVTLLVRNTKGFSDL